One Silene latifolia isolate original U9 population chromosome 4, ASM4854445v1, whole genome shotgun sequence DNA segment encodes these proteins:
- the LOC141653213 gene encoding NAP1-related protein 2-like isoform X2: MVAEHKLKKLKPNDAEDAAIDGDLVLSIEKLQEIQDEIEKINEKASDEVLEVEKKYNEIRQPVYNKRTGVIQAIPDFWLTAFLSHPALSELVTDEDHKIFKHLTSIEVVDSKDVKSGYSISFNFSPNPYFEDTKLTKTFTFLDEGTTNVTATSIKWKEGMGIPNGVNDEKKGDKRSHVEESFFTWFSETVQSDDDINDDVAEIIKEDLWPNPLTYFNNDADEEDFDEEEDDDDDDEEVIEVSDEDDDDDDDGEDNEE; encoded by the exons ATGGTGGCTGAACACAAACTTAAGAAATTGAAACCCAATGACGCCGAAGACGCCGCAATTGACGGCGACCTTGTTCTCTCCATTGAAAAGCTTCAGGAAATCCAGgatgaaatcgaaaag ATTAATGAGAAAGCCAGTGATGAAGTTCTGGAGGTAGAGAAGAAATATAATGAGATACGCCAGCCAGTATACAACAAGCGAACTGGCGTTATACAGGCCATTCCTGACTTCTGGTTGACTGCT TTTCTTAGTCATCCTGCTCTTAGTGAACTTGTGACGGATGAAGATCATAAG ATTTTCAAGCACCTAACTTCTATTGAGGTTGTGGATTCCAAGGATGTAAAATCAGGATACTCAATAAGTTTC AACTTCAGCCCTAATCCATATTTTGAGGACACAAAACTTACCAAGACATTCACCTTCCTTGATGAAGGAACTACAAATGTGACCGCTACTTCTATCAAGTGGAAAGAAGGCATG GGAATTCCAAATGGTGTTAATGATGAGAAGAAAGGGGACAAGAGAAGTCATGTGGAGGAAAG CTTCTTCACTTGGTTCTCTGAAACAGTACAAAGTGATGATGACATCAATGACGAT GTCGCTGAAATCATCAAGGAGGATCTGTGGCCCAACCCATTGACATACTTCAACAAT GACGCTGATGAAGAGGATTtcgatgaagaagaagatgatgatgatgatgatgaagag GTAATAGAAGTCtctgatgaagatgacgatgatgatgatgacggtgaaGATAATGAGGAGTAA
- the LOC141651218 gene encoding uncharacterized protein LOC141651218 — translation MIHGPCGEGFPNSPCMIGNKCGRHFPKKPNERTIVDGEGYPIYRRRKESVLLEKNGETVDNGFVVPYNAQLLLKYRAHINVEWCNQSRSIKYLFKYINKGVDRVTMQSSHKRRNDENPEQIDEIRRFYDCRYISACKSVWRIFSFSIHFRTPAVERLQFHLQDQQSVVFNDDDTIDEVLDSPTIGMSKFLDWMDGNKREAEAREFVGITFLNSLNYKWWFK, via the exons ATGATTCATGGTCCATGTGGCGAAGGATTTCCAAACTCGCCATGTATGATTGGTAATAAATGTGGTCGACATTTTCCCAAAAAACCTAACGAGAGGACAATAGTTGATGGTGAGGGGTATCCTATTTATAGAAGGAGAAAAGAAAGTGTTTTGCTTGAGAAAAATGGGGAAACTGTTGATAATGGATTCGTCGTCCCATATAATGCGCAGTTATTGTTAAAATATCGGGCTCATATCAATGTTGAATGGTGCAATCAATCAAGGTCTATTAAGTATTTGTTCAAGTACATAAACAAAGGCGTTGATCGTGTGACGATGCAATCCTCTCATAAGCGACGCAATGATGAGAACCCTGAGCAAATCGATGAAATACGAAGATTTTACGACTGTAGGTATATCTCTGCATGTAAATCTGTATGGAGGATATTTTCTTTTAGTATTCATTTTCGCACACCTGCTGTTGAACGATTGCAGTTCCACTTGCAAGATCAACAAAGTGTTGTTTTTAATGATGACGATACCATTGATGAAGTTCTAGACAGTCCGACAATCGGTATGTCTAAATTTTTAGATTGGATGGATGGTAATAAACGCGAGGCTGAAGCAAGAGaatttgttggg atcacgtttttaaactcGCTAAACTACAAAtggtggttcaagtga
- the LOC141653213 gene encoding NAP1-related protein 2-like isoform X1 — protein MVAEHKLKKLKPNDAEDAAIDGDLVLSIEKLQEIQDEIEKINEKASDEVLEVEKKYNEIRQPVYNKRTGVIQAIPDFWLTAFLSHPALSELVTDEDHKIFKHLTSIEVVDSKDVKSGYSISFNFSPNPYFEDTKLTKTFTFLDEGTTNVTATSIKWKEGMGIPNGVNDEKKGDKRSHVEESFFTWFSETVQSDDDINDDGLAVHSRMDVNLQVAEIIKEDLWPNPLTYFNNDADEEDFDEEEDDDDDDEEVIEVSDEDDDDDDDGEDNEE, from the exons ATGGTGGCTGAACACAAACTTAAGAAATTGAAACCCAATGACGCCGAAGACGCCGCAATTGACGGCGACCTTGTTCTCTCCATTGAAAAGCTTCAGGAAATCCAGgatgaaatcgaaaag ATTAATGAGAAAGCCAGTGATGAAGTTCTGGAGGTAGAGAAGAAATATAATGAGATACGCCAGCCAGTATACAACAAGCGAACTGGCGTTATACAGGCCATTCCTGACTTCTGGTTGACTGCT TTTCTTAGTCATCCTGCTCTTAGTGAACTTGTGACGGATGAAGATCATAAG ATTTTCAAGCACCTAACTTCTATTGAGGTTGTGGATTCCAAGGATGTAAAATCAGGATACTCAATAAGTTTC AACTTCAGCCCTAATCCATATTTTGAGGACACAAAACTTACCAAGACATTCACCTTCCTTGATGAAGGAACTACAAATGTGACCGCTACTTCTATCAAGTGGAAAGAAGGCATG GGAATTCCAAATGGTGTTAATGATGAGAAGAAAGGGGACAAGAGAAGTCATGTGGAGGAAAG CTTCTTCACTTGGTTCTCTGAAACAGTACAAAGTGATGATGACATCAATGACGAT GGACTCGCAGTTCATAGTCGAATGGATGTAAATTTGCAGGTCGCTGAAATCATCAAGGAGGATCTGTGGCCCAACCCATTGACATACTTCAACAAT GACGCTGATGAAGAGGATTtcgatgaagaagaagatgatgatgatgatgatgaagag GTAATAGAAGTCtctgatgaagatgacgatgatgatgatgacggtgaaGATAATGAGGAGTAA